In one Juglans regia cultivar Chandler chromosome 11, Walnut 2.0, whole genome shotgun sequence genomic region, the following are encoded:
- the LOC109017365 gene encoding uncharacterized protein LOC109017365 isoform X2, with translation MESSSSVITPEDVLESLMNDGTIDALRLKIINQLKANEELKNTTIKMAEQSKVLNTPGAEKQTKRELFDALRQELEAPVLEKASKSVWELILDNNGLGKEINEMVERVFCRLSGRESPLFPLQDVGTWPNKKIQNETGKELANENKEKENSPSASKKRNFSEMNAEGAYEAASRSGDPPTMPEESTKSPQA, from the exons atgGAGTCGTCTTCATCGGTGATAACTCCAGAGGATGTGTTGGAATCGCTAATGAATGACGGTACAATCGACGCGCTCAGATTGAAGATCATCAACCAGCTCAAAGCCAAC GAGGAGCTTAAGAATACCACTATTAAAATGGCAGAACAAAGTAAAGTTCTTAACACCCCTGGGGCAGAGAAACAGACAAAAAGAGAGCTGTTTGATGCACTGAGACAGGAACTCGA AGCTCCTGTGCTTGAGAAGGCTTCTAAATCAGTTTGGGAGCTAATTTTAGACAATAATGGGCTCGGGAAGGAAATTAACGAGATGGTTGAAAGAGTATTTTGTCGATTGAGTGGCCGTGAGTCTCCATTGTTTCCTTTGCAAGATGTTGGCACTTGgcctaataaaaaaattcagaatgaAACAGGAAAAGAATTGGCTAATGAAAACAAGGAAAAGGAGAATTCTCCCTCTGCATCAAAGAAAAGGaattttagtgaaatgaatGCTGAAGGTGCATATGAAGCTGCAAGCAGGTCTGGGGATCCTCCAACCATGCCAGAAGAGTCCACTAAGTCACCTCAA GCATGA
- the LOC109017365 gene encoding uncharacterized protein LOC109017365 isoform X1 → MESSSSVITPEDVLESLMNDGTIDALRLKIINQLKANEELKNTTIKMAEQSKVLNTPGAEKQTKRELFDALRQELEAPVLEKASKSVWELILDNNGLGKEINEMVERVFCRLSGRESPLFPLQDVGTWPNKKIQNETGKELANENKEKENSPSASKKRNFSEMNAEGAYEAASRSGDPPTMPEESTKSPQVSLKT, encoded by the exons atgGAGTCGTCTTCATCGGTGATAACTCCAGAGGATGTGTTGGAATCGCTAATGAATGACGGTACAATCGACGCGCTCAGATTGAAGATCATCAACCAGCTCAAAGCCAAC GAGGAGCTTAAGAATACCACTATTAAAATGGCAGAACAAAGTAAAGTTCTTAACACCCCTGGGGCAGAGAAACAGACAAAAAGAGAGCTGTTTGATGCACTGAGACAGGAACTCGA AGCTCCTGTGCTTGAGAAGGCTTCTAAATCAGTTTGGGAGCTAATTTTAGACAATAATGGGCTCGGGAAGGAAATTAACGAGATGGTTGAAAGAGTATTTTGTCGATTGAGTGGCCGTGAGTCTCCATTGTTTCCTTTGCAAGATGTTGGCACTTGgcctaataaaaaaattcagaatgaAACAGGAAAAGAATTGGCTAATGAAAACAAGGAAAAGGAGAATTCTCCCTCTGCATCAAAGAAAAGGaattttagtgaaatgaatGCTGAAGGTGCATATGAAGCTGCAAGCAGGTCTGGGGATCCTCCAACCATGCCAGAAGAGTCCACTAAGTCACCTCAAGTAAGCTTGAAGACATGA